A genomic stretch from Candidatus Aminicenantes bacterium includes:
- a CDS encoding MBOAT family protein, translating to MAPLDPARLAALFAFDPAAPLGFVSGFFLVFLLILLLLQPAASRRRQSRVLLLLLFSLYFYYKVGGLFLGLLVLSTAADFGLGLAIAGTESKAGRRAGLWAGIAANLAVLFVFKYSHQWIGVFQGWGWLGPGLRNLALPVGISYYAFQKIGYLADVRAGRTPVVKSFPEFLLFVSFFPRVTAGPILRAKDFFGQLDQPAETDKRFVGGGVSLILAGLFKKAVIADFIGVNFVDRVFASPGLYSGLENLIAVYGYAVQIYCDFSGYTDMALGIGRLVGLRLPPNFQSPYKALTVSDFWLRWHMTLSFWLRDYIFWPLALKLSGLIKPARVAGLRTDKIIPVAATLVVFLVCGVWHGAAWGFVIWGLMHGLAVAVERTLRLPQKARKSRKRRLLARVLTFHYVGLAWIFFRADSPGKALAVVGRIFGQFKLRLLPQFLAGYPLVSALIALGLVLHLLPEKAKERARLFAAGMPLPAQSAALAAMIWLVFQFRTAAIQPFIYFKF from the coding sequence ATGGCGCCGCTCGATCCCGCTAGACTCGCCGCGCTTTTCGCCTTCGATCCAGCCGCCCCGCTGGGGTTCGTCAGCGGGTTCTTCCTGGTCTTTCTGCTCATTCTGCTTCTCCTTCAGCCCGCGGCTTCGCGGCGGCGTCAATCCCGGGTCCTGCTTCTGCTCCTCTTTTCGCTGTATTTCTACTACAAGGTCGGAGGGCTCTTCCTGGGGCTTCTCGTCCTGTCCACGGCGGCTGATTTCGGCCTGGGACTGGCCATCGCGGGCACGGAATCCAAGGCCGGGCGCCGAGCCGGGCTGTGGGCCGGAATCGCCGCGAACCTGGCCGTCCTTTTCGTCTTCAAGTATTCCCACCAGTGGATCGGCGTCTTTCAGGGCTGGGGCTGGCTGGGGCCGGGCCTCCGCAACCTGGCTCTGCCCGTGGGAATCTCTTACTACGCCTTCCAAAAGATCGGCTACTTGGCGGATGTCCGGGCCGGGCGCACGCCCGTCGTCAAAAGCTTCCCCGAATTCCTGCTCTTCGTCTCTTTTTTCCCCCGGGTCACGGCCGGTCCGATTCTGAGGGCCAAGGACTTTTTCGGCCAGCTGGACCAGCCGGCGGAAACGGACAAGCGCTTCGTCGGCGGCGGGGTATCGCTGATCCTGGCCGGGCTGTTCAAGAAGGCGGTCATCGCCGACTTCATCGGAGTGAACTTCGTGGATCGGGTCTTCGCCTCGCCGGGACTATACTCGGGCCTGGAAAACCTGATCGCGGTCTACGGCTATGCCGTCCAGATCTACTGCGACTTTTCGGGATACACCGACATGGCCCTGGGGATCGGCCGGCTGGTCGGGCTCCGCCTCCCGCCGAACTTCCAATCGCCCTACAAAGCCCTGACCGTCAGCGATTTCTGGCTCCGCTGGCATATGACCCTGTCGTTCTGGCTTAGGGATTACATCTTCTGGCCGCTGGCGCTCAAGCTGTCCGGCCTGATTAAGCCCGCCCGCGTGGCCGGCCTGCGGACGGACAAGATCATCCCGGTGGCGGCCACCCTGGTGGTGTTCCTGGTTTGCGGCGTCTGGCACGGCGCCGCCTGGGGCTTCGTCATCTGGGGGCTCATGCACGGGCTGGCCGTGGCGGTCGAGCGGACGCTCCGACTGCCCCAGAAAGCCCGCAAGAGCCGGAAACGGAGGCTATTGGCCCGAGTCCTTACGTTCCATTATGTAGGTTTGGCCTGGATTTTTTTCCGGGCCGATTCTCCCGGTAAAGCCCTGGCCGTTGTCGGCCGGATTTTCGGGCAGTTCAAGCTCAGGCTCCTGCCCCAATTCCTGGCCGGATATCCTTTGGTTTCCGCTCTCATCGCCTTGGGGCTGGTCCTACACTTATTGCCGGAGAAGGCCAAGGAGCGGGCCAGGCTTTTCGCGGCCGGAATGCCGCTCCCCGCCCAATCGGCCGCCCTGGCAGCCATGATCTGGCTCGTCTTCCAGTTCCGGACGGCCGCCATCCAGCCTTTTATCTACTTTAAATTCTGA
- a CDS encoding GDSL-type esterase/lipase family protein → MTARKTALGACLILAACVRAGTSPQSAAPTYKGILVPVNPEINRIQNPTSALGLVFDKLKDLEAGKPGQVAVFHIGDSHVEAGYFPGVVREGLQQRFGDAGRGYVKPVILGLYPKKRISSIVIRQEVKAIRLWAGLKPDDPSRGFNGLILYHDKGFEYYNFEILDENNQVLGTVKSGRPKDWPGMNSIQTSSVELPGTYRSVVLKTAADPQRTGPRFAQLYGLSLESGTSGVVYHNYGIIGGNCDTLLRSAFLHKQLERVQPDLIIISLGTNDASTPLFRREDFAARLDALLAKVREITPHSAILLTTAPDSYYPRLRRRPAKPNPNMAAVRDVIASTAAARGCAYWDLFTLMGGPDSMRLWRDSTLANADNIHFTKEGYQRQGRMLLDALMKEYADHGAARSR, encoded by the coding sequence TTGACCGCTAGAAAAACCGCTTTGGGCGCCTGCCTTATCCTGGCCGCCTGTGTCCGGGCCGGGACCTCTCCGCAATCCGCCGCCCCGACCTACAAGGGCATCCTGGTCCCGGTCAACCCCGAAATCAACCGGATCCAGAACCCGACTTCGGCCCTGGGCCTCGTCTTCGACAAATTGAAGGACCTGGAGGCCGGGAAGCCCGGTCAGGTGGCGGTCTTCCACATCGGCGATTCCCACGTCGAGGCCGGTTATTTCCCCGGCGTCGTGCGGGAAGGGCTGCAACAGCGCTTCGGGGACGCCGGACGCGGATATGTCAAGCCGGTGATCCTGGGCCTCTACCCTAAAAAGCGAATCTCCTCGATCGTGATCCGCCAGGAAGTCAAGGCCATCCGGCTCTGGGCGGGGCTCAAGCCCGACGACCCGAGCCGCGGCTTCAACGGGCTGATCCTGTACCATGACAAGGGATTCGAGTACTACAACTTCGAGATCCTCGACGAGAATAACCAGGTCCTGGGGACGGTCAAGAGCGGGCGGCCGAAGGATTGGCCGGGAATGAACAGCATCCAAACCTCGAGCGTGGAGCTGCCGGGGACCTACCGGAGCGTCGTCTTGAAGACAGCGGCGGATCCCCAGCGGACCGGTCCGCGATTCGCCCAGCTTTACGGACTCTCGCTCGAGAGCGGGACAAGCGGGGTCGTCTACCACAATTACGGGATCATCGGGGGCAATTGCGACACCTTGCTGAGATCCGCCTTCCTCCACAAACAGCTCGAGCGGGTCCAGCCCGACCTGATCATCATCTCGCTCGGCACCAACGACGCCTCCACCCCCCTTTTCCGGCGGGAGGACTTTGCCGCCCGGCTCGACGCCTTGCTGGCCAAGGTCCGGGAAATCACCCCCCATTCGGCCATCCTGCTGACCACGGCCCCCGATTCCTATTATCCCCGGCTCCGGCGGCGCCCGGCCAAGCCCAACCCGAACATGGCCGCGGTCAGGGACGTCATCGCCTCGACCGCGGCGGCCCGTGGCTGCGCCTATTGGGATCTCTTCACCTTGATGGGCGGGCCCGATTCGATGAGGCTCTGGCGGGACAGCACCCTGGCCAACGCCGACAACATCCATTTCACCAAGGAGGGCTACCAGAGGCAGGGCCGGATGCTGCTGGATGCGCTGATGAAGGAATACGCCGACCATGGCGCCGCTCGATCCCGCTAG
- a CDS encoding inorganic diphosphatase, translating to MSTTNIIDVMIEIPKGSRNKYEFDKAKKAFKLDRMLFSSMHYPSDYGFVDKTWAEDSDPLDALVLLTEPTFPGCLIEAKPIGLFKMRDEKGLDHKILCVPIHDPLWNHMNRLADVAPHMLIEIEHFFDVYKELEHKKTDVLGWEDVESARRVIHESQDRYKSLISSQLS from the coding sequence ATGAGCACCACCAACATCATCGATGTCATGATCGAAATCCCCAAGGGGAGCCGGAATAAATACGAGTTCGACAAAGCCAAAAAGGCTTTCAAGCTCGACCGGATGCTGTTTTCCTCAATGCACTACCCGAGCGATTACGGATTCGTCGACAAGACCTGGGCCGAGGACAGCGATCCCCTGGACGCCCTGGTCCTGCTGACCGAGCCCACTTTCCCCGGTTGCCTGATCGAAGCCAAGCCTATCGGCCTATTCAAGATGCGGGATGAGAAAGGCCTCGACCACAAGATTCTCTGCGTCCCCATCCATGATCCGCTGTGGAACCACATGAACCGGCTCGCCGACGTGGCCCCCCACATGCTGATCGAGATCGAGCACTTTTTTGACGTCTACAAGGAGCTCGAGCACAAGAAGACCGACGTCTTGGGATGGGAGGACGTCGAATCCGCCCGGCGGGTCATCCACGAATCCCAGGATCGCTATAAAAGCCTGATTTCGTCCCAGCTGTCCTGA
- a CDS encoding diguanylate cyclase has translation MLSSSVPYTVLLVIGSTVIMALALYAWARRRSEIALPFVGLMLATAFYSFGYAFELASTRVAGMLFWTRIEYLGIATIPIFWISLASRYTGRTRWLTKPILAAMGGLSAITLILNWTSPFHHFFYRSVAVSMAGPFPIFRTEKAAWYWVHQGYLNLAIAVGTILLLAAFFRSTAPYKRQAALMVGGALIPWTAYAVYIFGWSPYGIDTSPFGLILLGPVFALGLFRFRLLDLVPVARDAVFLGMTDGVIVVDGIDRIIDFNPAAQRLFPGLAGASIGFPLPKTLSRHPAVLDLLARGGEPGAEIGVDVDGRLRYYQIRLSPIRNRRGRIICRALSFGDSTEQTILRQRLSSLATTDELTGTANRRAFLDQGRREIARAKRSGHALSLIVLDLDHFKIINDRWGHAAGDAALVEACRRLKSVLRTADLLGRHGGEEFAVLLPETPPAQALLAAERLRAAIADVPIPIKQNTTVALTASFGVAGVAKVAEETIEDLVRTADRAMYRAKTAGRGCVRAATGITTDHL, from the coding sequence GTGTTGTCATCGAGCGTCCCTTACACCGTCCTTCTGGTGATCGGCTCGACCGTCATCATGGCCCTGGCTCTCTACGCCTGGGCCCGGCGGCGGTCGGAGATCGCCCTCCCCTTTGTCGGCTTGATGCTCGCCACCGCTTTTTATTCCTTCGGCTACGCTTTCGAGCTGGCTTCGACCCGGGTGGCCGGGATGCTGTTCTGGACCCGGATCGAGTACCTGGGAATCGCGACCATCCCGATCTTCTGGATCTCCCTGGCCTCCCGCTACACGGGACGGACCCGCTGGCTGACCAAGCCCATTCTCGCCGCGATGGGCGGACTTTCGGCGATCACCCTGATCCTCAATTGGACGAGCCCGTTCCACCACTTTTTCTACCGCTCCGTCGCCGTCTCGATGGCCGGTCCCTTCCCAATCTTCCGGACCGAGAAGGCCGCCTGGTACTGGGTCCACCAAGGCTACCTCAACCTGGCGATTGCGGTGGGAACGATCCTGCTCCTGGCCGCATTTTTTCGATCCACGGCCCCATACAAACGCCAGGCCGCGCTTATGGTCGGCGGCGCCCTCATCCCCTGGACCGCCTATGCCGTCTATATCTTCGGCTGGAGCCCTTATGGCATCGACACGAGCCCCTTCGGCTTGATCTTGCTGGGGCCGGTCTTCGCCCTCGGCCTCTTCCGCTTCCGCCTGCTCGATCTTGTCCCGGTGGCTCGGGACGCCGTCTTCCTGGGCATGACCGACGGCGTCATCGTGGTGGACGGGATCGACCGGATCATCGACTTCAACCCCGCGGCCCAAAGGCTCTTTCCCGGCCTGGCCGGGGCGTCGATCGGGTTCCCTCTCCCCAAGACCTTGAGCCGCCATCCCGCGGTTCTGGACCTCCTGGCCAGGGGGGGCGAGCCCGGAGCGGAGATCGGCGTCGACGTCGACGGCCGGCTCCGCTATTACCAGATCCGCCTATCGCCCATCCGCAATCGGAGGGGTCGGATCATCTGCCGGGCCCTCTCCTTCGGCGATTCGACCGAACAGACGATCCTGCGGCAGAGATTGAGCAGTCTGGCCACGACGGATGAGCTGACCGGAACCGCCAACCGGAGGGCCTTCCTGGATCAGGGACGCCGGGAAATCGCCCGGGCCAAGCGCAGCGGCCATGCCTTGTCGCTCATCGTCCTCGACCTGGATCATTTCAAGATCATCAACGACCGATGGGGCCATGCGGCGGGGGATGCCGCCCTGGTCGAGGCCTGCCGACGGCTGAAGTCCGTCCTGCGAACCGCCGATCTCTTGGGCCGCCACGGCGGCGAAGAGTTCGCCGTACTTCTGCCGGAAACGCCTCCCGCCCAGGCCTTACTGGCTGCGGAGCGCCTGCGAGCCGCGATCGCCGACGTGCCGATCCCCATCAAACAGAACACGACCGTGGCCTTGACGGCGAGCTTCGGTGTGGCCGGCGTGGCGAAGGTGGCCGAAGAGACGATCGAGGACCTCGTCCGAACCGCCGATCGGGCCATGTATCGGGCCAAAACGGCCGGTCGAGGCTGCGTCCGCGCCGCGACGGGCATAACCACCGACCACCTTTAA
- a CDS encoding peptide MFS transporter, with the protein MFKGHPKGLFIAFFANMGERFGFYTMISIFVLFMQAKYGLSAASAGFMYSTFMVGVYIFPLLGGFLADRFLGYGKTISLGMITMFIGYAMLTLPTTMNSGFVLIVAALAVICLGTGLFKGNLQALVGNLYDDPKYSGMRDRAFNIFYMGINVGAMFAPTASEAVSNWILGKAHLFYDARIPAMANDFLKGKLADVAAYLGIARAQDANVTMDSLRGFSETYINTLSKSYHFAFGVACISLVLSMLIFWGFKKHYKVAAMADVQKKKSAAYKDQVVELTREQTKERLVALGLVFFVVIFFWMAFHQSAVTMTFFARDYTVPSVGQATNLWFDLTGLLPVFLAVVGLVFALRKKSKALVRGIGAAVAIGFGLLAFLRFQSYPAVNRFMPQMFQHFNPFFIVALTPLVVGIFAWMNKKGKEPSAPRKIGYGMLITAGAYTILVIGSLGLPSPKSLGGLVAPAASQVSVYWLISTYFAVTIAELLLSPIGISFVSRVAPPKYKGLMQGCWFAATAIGNNLVGVVAWFWMRVPLWAVWAILVTACVLSATFMFSIMKRLERVANA; encoded by the coding sequence ATGTTCAAGGGACACCCCAAGGGCTTGTTCATCGCCTTCTTCGCCAATATGGGCGAACGCTTCGGCTTTTACACTATGATCTCGATCTTCGTCCTGTTCATGCAGGCGAAGTACGGCTTGTCGGCCGCTTCGGCTGGGTTCATGTACTCGACTTTCATGGTCGGGGTTTATATCTTCCCCCTGCTGGGCGGCTTCCTGGCCGATCGCTTCCTGGGCTACGGCAAGACGATCTCGTTGGGCATGATCACCATGTTCATCGGCTACGCCATGCTGACCCTCCCGACCACCATGAATTCGGGCTTTGTCCTGATCGTGGCCGCCCTGGCCGTCATCTGCCTCGGGACGGGGTTATTCAAGGGCAACCTGCAAGCCCTGGTCGGCAACCTCTATGACGATCCCAAGTATAGCGGGATGCGCGATCGGGCCTTCAACATCTTCTACATGGGCATCAACGTCGGGGCCATGTTCGCCCCGACGGCCTCGGAGGCGGTCTCCAACTGGATCCTGGGCAAGGCCCATCTCTTCTACGACGCCCGCATCCCGGCCATGGCCAACGACTTCCTCAAGGGCAAGCTGGCTGACGTGGCGGCTTACCTCGGGATCGCCCGGGCCCAGGACGCAAACGTGACTATGGACTCGCTGCGGGGCTTTTCCGAGACCTACATCAACACCTTGAGCAAGTCCTACCACTTCGCCTTCGGCGTCGCCTGCATCTCACTTGTCCTGTCGATGCTCATCTTCTGGGGTTTCAAGAAGCACTACAAGGTGGCCGCCATGGCCGACGTCCAGAAGAAGAAATCGGCGGCTTACAAGGACCAAGTCGTCGAGCTGACCCGCGAGCAGACCAAGGAGCGCCTGGTGGCCCTGGGCCTCGTCTTCTTCGTGGTCATCTTCTTCTGGATGGCCTTCCACCAAAGCGCGGTGACGATGACCTTCTTCGCCCGCGATTATACGGTGCCCAGCGTCGGCCAGGCGACCAACTTATGGTTCGATCTGACCGGTCTTCTGCCGGTCTTCCTGGCGGTCGTGGGCCTTGTCTTCGCTCTGCGGAAGAAGTCCAAGGCGCTCGTTCGGGGCATCGGCGCCGCGGTCGCCATCGGATTCGGCCTGCTGGCCTTCCTTCGCTTCCAGAGCTATCCGGCCGTCAACCGATTTATGCCCCAGATGTTCCAACACTTCAACCCCTTCTTCATCGTGGCTCTGACGCCGCTCGTCGTCGGCATCTTCGCCTGGATGAACAAGAAGGGCAAGGAGCCGTCGGCGCCCCGCAAGATCGGCTACGGCATGCTCATCACCGCCGGGGCCTATACTATTTTGGTTATTGGCTCGCTCGGCCTGCCCAGCCCCAAGTCGCTGGGCGGACTGGTCGCCCCCGCCGCCAGCCAGGTTTCCGTTTATTGGCTCATCTCGACCTACTTTGCGGTCACGATCGCCGAGCTTTTGCTCAGCCCGATCGGCATCTCGTTCGTTTCGCGCGTGGCCCCGCCCAAATATAAGGGGCTCATGCAAGGGTGCTGGTTTGCCGCCACGGCCATCGGCAACAACCTGGTCGGGGTGGTGGCTTGGTTCTGGATGCGGGTGCCGCTGTGGGCGGTCTGGGCCATCCTGGTCACGGCTTGCGTGTTGTCGGCGACCTTCATGTTCAGTATCATGAAGCGGCTGGAGCGGGTGGCCAACGCCTGA
- a CDS encoding double-cubane-cluster-containing anaerobic reductase, with protein MTHRPSPEDGKLWAGLGLDVELHGKILASIAANYDRQVESRPGRPAGMRYFDGVIHGSHGDRVREVMAKQAAGAKFVGTFCVYVPEEILIALGTVHLALCGGTAASIPYAEQTYPRNMCPLVKSTLGLAMSGACPYGPLEDLAVGETTCDAKKKTWDVLGREGGFHVLELPQKKNPADRALWLEEVLAFARRIEELTGRPLEAGLLAEAVRLMNRKRRALARMHELRKAERPPISGTDALVVMQAALIDDPERFTRELEALNEELSARVAAGFGALPEGRRRIMIAGCPSVLGNWKLHHLVETSGAAVVVDESCTGTRYFTGLVDEGAAGLDEMLAAIADRYMTIDCSCFSPNTERMENAVRMAGEYHVDGVVQYILHACHTYNVEAIAMADALKAAGVPSIKIETDYSEEDIGQLQIRIEAFIESLEFRRGG; from the coding sequence ATGACCCATCGGCCTTCGCCTGAGGACGGGAAGCTCTGGGCCGGGCTCGGCCTGGACGTCGAGCTGCACGGCAAGATCCTGGCCTCGATCGCCGCCAATTACGATCGCCAAGTCGAGTCCCGTCCCGGCCGCCCGGCGGGGATGCGCTATTTCGACGGCGTCATCCACGGCTCGCACGGCGACCGGGTCCGTGAGGTCATGGCCAAGCAGGCGGCCGGGGCCAAGTTCGTCGGCACGTTCTGCGTCTATGTTCCCGAGGAGATCCTGATCGCCCTGGGGACGGTCCACTTGGCGCTGTGCGGCGGCACAGCCGCGTCTATCCCTTATGCCGAGCAGACCTATCCGCGAAATATGTGCCCCCTGGTCAAATCGACGTTGGGGCTGGCCATGTCCGGGGCCTGCCCTTATGGACCGCTCGAAGACCTGGCGGTGGGGGAGACGACCTGCGACGCCAAGAAAAAGACTTGGGACGTGCTGGGGCGCGAGGGCGGCTTTCACGTTTTGGAGCTGCCGCAGAAGAAGAACCCCGCCGACCGGGCGCTGTGGCTGGAAGAGGTCTTGGCCTTCGCCCGTCGGATCGAGGAGTTGACCGGGCGCCCGCTCGAGGCGGGTCTTTTGGCCGAGGCCGTTCGGCTGATGAACCGCAAGCGCCGGGCCTTGGCCCGGATGCACGAACTGCGGAAGGCCGAGCGGCCGCCCATCAGCGGGACGGACGCGCTCGTCGTCATGCAGGCCGCCCTCATCGACGACCCAGAGCGTTTTACTCGCGAGCTGGAAGCCTTGAATGAGGAGCTTTCCGCCCGGGTCGCCGCGGGGTTCGGGGCCCTTCCGGAAGGGCGAAGGCGGATCATGATCGCGGGGTGCCCGTCGGTTCTGGGCAATTGGAAGCTGCACCATCTCGTGGAGACCTCGGGGGCCGCCGTCGTAGTGGATGAGAGCTGCACCGGGACCCGCTACTTTACCGGGTTGGTGGACGAGGGCGCCGCGGGATTGGATGAGATGCTCGCAGCCATCGCCGACCGCTATATGACCATCGATTGCTCCTGCTTCTCGCCCAACACCGAGCGGATGGAAAACGCCGTCCGGATGGCCGGCGAATATCACGTGGACGGAGTCGTCCAATATATCCTCCATGCTTGCCATACCTACAATGTGGAAGCCATAGCGATGGCCGACGCCCTCAAGGCGGCCGGCGTCCCCTCGATCAAGATCGAGACCGACTATTCCGAAGAGGACATCGGCCAGCTCCAGATCCGGATCGAGGCCTTCATCGAGAGCTTGGAGTTCCGCCGTGGCGGATGA
- a CDS encoding acyl-CoA dehydratase activase, with translation MADESRVGVDLGSRTTKIVVLKSEAIVHADVFDTTPDPLPAIREKLAPWAGLPIRATGYGRRMLEQELGARVITEIKACARGAHHIRPACRLVIDIGGQDAKVIRVRPDGGFEDFELNDRCSAGTGRFLEVMARALGYTLDEFCREAMQADRAVTVSSMCTVFAESEVVALIARGEDRRRLALGLYQSIVDRVHPLVARLETEGEVIFCGGVARSRCVASLLGRKIKREVVVPPYPQILSALGAALTD, from the coding sequence GTGGCGGATGAGTCCCGGGTCGGAGTGGATCTCGGCTCGCGGACGACCAAAATCGTCGTCCTGAAAAGCGAGGCGATCGTCCATGCCGACGTCTTCGACACGACGCCTGACCCGCTGCCCGCGATCCGCGAGAAGCTTGCGCCTTGGGCCGGCCTCCCGATCCGGGCCACGGGCTACGGCCGGCGGATGTTAGAGCAGGAGCTGGGAGCCCGGGTCATCACCGAAATCAAGGCTTGCGCTCGAGGTGCCCATCACATTCGGCCTGCCTGCCGGCTGGTCATCGACATCGGCGGCCAGGACGCCAAAGTCATTCGGGTCCGGCCCGACGGCGGGTTCGAGGACTTCGAGCTCAACGACCGCTGTTCGGCCGGGACCGGCCGTTTTCTGGAAGTCATGGCCCGGGCCCTGGGCTATACGCTGGACGAGTTCTGCCGGGAGGCCATGCAGGCCGACCGGGCAGTGACCGTGAGCAGCATGTGTACAGTCTTTGCCGAATCGGAAGTCGTCGCGCTCATCGCCCGGGGCGAGGATCGGCGCCGTCTGGCCCTGGGACTCTATCAATCGATCGTCGACCGGGTCCATCCGCTCGTGGCCCGGCTGGAGACCGAGGGCGAGGTGATCTTCTGCGGCGGTGTCGCCCGCAGCCGTTGTGTCGCCTCTCTGCTCGGCCGCAAGATCAAGCGCGAGGTCGTCGTTCCTCCCTATCCCCAGATCTTGAGCGCCCTGGGCGCGGCGCTCACGGATTGA
- a CDS encoding ABC transporter permease, whose translation MTARKLARIVAQNLGRNRKNILFAGFGIVVGVSSFLFFIGLGSGIKRVVSTQIFPTDANRVQVVAKKSGLGGAPPARIDDAAIARLEAIPGVKGVYPRMRLAVPATMALVGAHFPEEDLARIANLPGISPDVLDSVRRLDLWLEIMADGIDPRLVGSDVLFGTFTDPAPGQPVPVIISKRLVEIYNASFAEVRHLPLISEILIPMVPSLPLTLNESYVNREASGPQRQVRVKLIGTSHQAILGGLTMPLATVRALNREFAGAAAAAFFDSASVEAASADKLTSIQEAVAELGFAIDAGQQRMAESVALAVTLVMLGFSLISLTIVAVAAVNIGHTFYMIIYERQREIGLLRAVGASRTDIRTMIQGEAAVIGIVGGLVGVFLGTAACLLTDLLAGRLLPKFPFKPDHFFAYPWWMFAGGVALALVFCLLGAFAPANRAARLDPSRALTGR comes from the coding sequence ATGACGGCCCGCAAGCTGGCTCGGATCGTGGCCCAGAACCTGGGGCGCAACCGCAAGAACATCCTCTTCGCCGGTTTCGGCATCGTGGTCGGGGTCTCCAGTTTTCTCTTCTTCATCGGGCTGGGCAGCGGCATCAAGCGGGTCGTATCCACCCAGATCTTCCCGACCGACGCCAACCGCGTCCAGGTCGTTGCCAAAAAGTCCGGGCTGGGAGGCGCGCCGCCGGCCCGCATCGACGACGCCGCCATTGCCCGGCTGGAGGCGATTCCCGGTGTCAAAGGCGTCTATCCACGGATGCGGCTGGCCGTCCCGGCCACCATGGCCTTGGTCGGCGCCCATTTCCCCGAGGAGGATCTGGCCCGGATCGCGAATCTGCCCGGGATCTCGCCGGACGTCTTGGATTCCGTTCGCCGTCTGGACCTGTGGCTCGAGATCATGGCCGACGGCATCGACCCGAGGCTCGTCGGAAGCGACGTCCTGTTCGGGACGTTCACCGATCCGGCGCCCGGCCAGCCCGTCCCGGTGATCATCTCCAAACGCCTGGTCGAGATTTACAACGCCTCTTTTGCCGAGGTCCGGCATCTGCCGCTCATCAGCGAGATCCTCATTCCGATGGTCCCGTCCCTGCCCCTGACGCTCAACGAGTCTTATGTCAACCGCGAAGCCTCGGGTCCGCAGCGCCAAGTCCGGGTCAAGCTCATCGGCACAAGCCACCAGGCCATCCTGGGCGGGCTGACCATGCCGCTGGCCACCGTGCGAGCCCTCAACCGCGAGTTCGCCGGGGCGGCGGCCGCCGCCTTCTTCGACTCCGCCTCCGTCGAGGCCGCGTCGGCGGACAAGCTGACGTCAATCCAGGAGGCCGTGGCCGAGCTGGGCTTCGCCATCGACGCGGGCCAGCAGCGGATGGCCGAAAGCGTCGCCCTGGCGGTGACCCTGGTCATGCTCGGGTTCAGCTTGATCAGCCTGACCATCGTGGCGGTGGCCGCGGTCAATATCGGCCATACCTTCTACATGATCATCTACGAGCGGCAGCGGGAGATCGGTTTGCTCCGAGCAGTCGGCGCTTCCCGAACGGACATCCGAACCATGATCCAGGGCGAAGCGGCTGTCATCGGCATCGTCGGAGGCCTGGTCGGGGTCTTTCTGGGGACGGCGGCCTGCCTGTTGACGGATTTGTTGGCCGGCCGGCTTCTTCCCAAGTTCCCCTTCAAGCCGGACCACTTCTTCGCCTATCCCTGGTGGATGTTCGCGGGAGGAGTGGCGCTGGCGCTCGTCTTCTGTCTGCTCGGGGCGTTCGCCCCCGCTAACCGGGCCGCCCGGCTCGATCCCTCCCGCGCCCTCACGGGCCGCTAG
- a CDS encoding ABC transporter ATP-binding protein produces the protein MIELTNINRVYGKGDSAAFALRGVGLRVADGAFVRIVGTSGSGKTTLLNVVGGLDSGYTGSAVVAGRDLKSMSDRDLSRFRNRTVGFVFQHFHLLDHLDARQNVAIASFFADEDGSDSEMRAVEALTRVGLDGKLHSRPGELSGGQKQRVAIARALFNKPRLILADEPTGNLDTKTSGQIIELLESLNRDDGLTVIVVTHEAPLFRHATQTVRLEDGRIVVGGEA, from the coding sequence ATGATCGAGCTGACCAACATCAACCGCGTCTACGGCAAAGGCGATTCGGCCGCTTTCGCCCTGCGCGGCGTCGGCCTGCGCGTCGCGGATGGGGCCTTCGTCCGTATTGTCGGCACGTCGGGATCAGGCAAGACGACCCTGCTCAATGTTGTCGGCGGATTGGACTCCGGCTATACGGGCTCGGCGGTCGTAGCCGGGCGGGACCTCAAGTCGATGTCCGACCGCGATCTAAGCCGGTTCCGCAATCGCACGGTCGGCTTCGTCTTTCAGCACTTCCATCTTCTCGATCACCTGGACGCCCGCCAAAACGTCGCCATCGCCTCGTTCTTCGCCGACGAGGACGGGAGCGACTCCGAAATGCGGGCGGTAGAAGCCCTGACTCGGGTCGGCCTGGACGGCAAGCTCCACAGCCGGCCGGGCGAGCTGTCGGGCGGGCAGAAGCAGCGGGTGGCCATCGCTCGGGCCCTGTTCAACAAGCCGCGCTTGATTCTGGCCGACGAGCCGACCGGCAACCTAGACACCAAGACGAGCGGCCAAATCATCGAGCTGCTCGAATCGCTCAACCGCGACGACGGCCTGACCGTGATCGTCGTTACCCACGAGGCGCCGCTCTTCCGCCACGCTACTCAGACGGTTCGGCTCGAGGACGGCCGGATCGTCGTAGGGGGCGAGGCGTGA